ACATGTACCCGGATTTGAACGTGGCTCGCGACCTCGTGAATGCGGGTGCTGCCGCCGTAATGCCTCTTGCATCGCCGATTGGTTCGAACAAGGGACTTTGCACAAAAGACTTTATCCAGATTTTGATTGACGAAATTGAACTCCCGATTATCGTAGATGCGGGTATTGGCAAACCGTCCGAAGCATGTGCTGCCATGGAAATGGGCGCAGCCGCCATTATGGCTAACACCGCTCTTGCAACAGCGGGCGACATTACGCAGATGGCTTCTGCTTTCAAGCTTGCAATCGAAGCGGGCCGTAAGGCTTACCTCGCTGGGCTTGGTCGTGTGCTTTCCCGTGGGGCATCGGCATCTGATCCGCTTACAGGATTCTTGAGGGATTAAGATGGCTGAACGCAAAGACAACAATTACTTTTTTGATTCTGGTAATCTCTCGCCTGCGGCTCTAGAACGCAAGCACAGGATCGAAACAGATCCGTCTGTCCGTACGGACATCATGGAATACTTGCCGGGAATGGAAGTGATTCAATCCGACATTCGCGACAAGGTTCTCGATGCATTTGAAAGCTATGATGCTTCCAAGTACACCGCACGCGATGTGCAGTTTGCCTTGCAGCACGACACTTGCTCTATCGAAGATTTCAAGGCTTTGCTTTCTCCTGCAGCTGCTCCGTTCCTCGAACAGATGGCAGCCAAGGCAAAGATTGAGACAGGCCGCCATTTCGGCAACAACGTTTATCTCTTTACGCCGCTCTACATCGCGAACTATTGCGAAAACTACTGCGTCTATTGCGGTTTCAACTGCTACAATCACATCAAGCGTATGCAGCTGAACATGGAACAGATCGAGCACGAGATGAAGGTCATCGCCGACAGTGGCATGGAAGAAGTCTTGTTGCTCACGGGCGAAAGCCGCGCAAAAAGCAGTGTCGAATACATCGGTGAAGCTTGCAAGCTTGCCCGCAAGTACTTCAAGCTCGTCGGCGTCGAAGTTTACCCGGTGAATGTCGACGAATACAAGTACTTACACGAATGTGGCGTTGATTACGTGACGGTATTCCAAGAAACGTATGACCGCAAACGCTACGAACAACTTCATTTGCTCGGCCATAAGCGCGTATTCCCGTACCGCTTCGATTCTCAGGAACGTGCCCTCATGGGCGGTATGCGCGGCTGCGGATTCTCGGCACTTCTTGGACTTTCGGACTTCCGCCGTGACGCACTCGCAAGTGCTCTGCATGTTTACTACTTGCAAAAGAAGTACCCGCATGCCGAAATGAGCCTCAGCTGTCCGCGTCTCCGTCCGATTGTGAATAATGAAAAAATCAGCCCGCTTGACGTTCACGAAAAGGAACTCTGCCAGGTGCTTTGCGCTTACCGCATCTTCCTTCCGTTCGTGGGCATCACGGTCTCGAGCCGCGAAAGCAAGGAATTCCGCAATGGCATCGTGAAAATCGCCGCCACGAAGATTTCCGCAGGCGTCTCTACCGGCATCGGCGACCACGAAAGCAAATACAGTGGTCACGATGATGGGGAAGGCGGCGACGAACAGTTCGAAATCAATGATGGCCGCAGCATCGACAAGATGTACGCCGACATGAGCAGCGAAGGCATGCAGCCTGTGCTGAACGACTACTTGTATGTTTAGCCGTTAGTCATTGGTCATTAGTCATTAGTTAATTTCAAGCGATATCGCAATAGAAAACGCCTCGGAAAAATCCGGGGCGTTTTGTTGAGGAGGAAAATACTCAATTTATTCTATTTTGCTATTTCTACAGCCTTTTCGTCCGTATGTCGAGAAACATGTTCCGTTTTTAGACAAGAATGCGCTTTCCCAGTCCTTTCCATTTGGTAGCATGTACACTTCAACGGAGTAGGGATCACCTGGATTTGTCCAACGTAAATTAAGTGAATAACGAGTGTTATCATCTATTTTTCCGACATTCAGAGCCTTGCTTTGGAAAAGCTTTCGTATCGGTGCAGTTCTGTAGAATGTTTGACCATTGGAATTTGTAAATGGTTTTGAGGTGTAGGTGTCTCCTCCATGGTCGACGTATGATGTTTTGTTTGGAATTCTGTCGGCTATAATTTCAGCCACACCATCAAAGTTTGCGTCTCTAAGGGCGTTGTAGAATGTTCCTGCGTCGCCAACCATTTGGCAGATGTTGAGATTATTGTTGGCTAATTTGGGATGGCTTCCTTGAACATTCATAGAAGTTTTTTGATGCAGTTCTATTACGAATAGGGCTGCTCCAAATTTAGACGATAGACCGTCGTTAAGTCTTTTCGACATTTCCTCTCTAGTTACGGGAGGAATATCTTTGCCTGTGACAGGATCGTAAACTTCCATTGCCGCATTATCCTCAATAAGCGCTAAGTTTAGAGCGTTTCTGAGGTCATAAAGTTTCAACAGGTCGATTTTTTCACGAGCCTTTTCCTCAAAACCAAAAAGTTTCGGCACAGCTACGGTGGATAGGATACCCATAATTGCGATAACCACCATAAGCTCCATGAGGGTAATACCCCTCTTTGAATTCATCGGTTTCATAATATCGCTCCATATGTATGTAGGACTTATCGTCCTTGTTTTTTTTATAAAAATAGATAAGTAAATTGGAATGTAACGCATTTTCGTGATAAAAAAGTAATAAGCGTGAGAAATTGCACAGATTTCAAGCTTTAAGCTGTTTTATTCCAAAATGGATTATTTTTTTCTACCTTTAAAAACATGAAAAATCTTGATACAACGCTCTATTTCATTACCGATAGCACGAGTGTGCCAGCTGAACGTTTTTTACCTACTGTAGAAGCCGCTTGTAAAGGCGGGGCTACGCTTATCCAGCTTCGCGAAAAGAACCGCTCGACACGTGAATACATGGAGCTTGCTGCTGCAACTCATGAAGTAACGAAGCGTTACAACATTCCGTTGATTATTGATGACCGCGTTGATGTGGCGCTCGCCATCGGCGCCGAAGGTGTGCATGTTGGACAGACGGATATGCCGGTAAAAATTGCTCGTCAATTGATGGGTGCAGATAAAATAATTGGGGCGACGACCAAGACCGTTCCTCAGGCTTTAGAAGCTTATGAACAGGGTGCGGACTATCTTGGT
This is a stretch of genomic DNA from Fibrobacter sp. UWB13. It encodes these proteins:
- the thiH gene encoding 2-iminoacetate synthase ThiH encodes the protein MAERKDNNYFFDSGNLSPAALERKHRIETDPSVRTDIMEYLPGMEVIQSDIRDKVLDAFESYDASKYTARDVQFALQHDTCSIEDFKALLSPAAAPFLEQMAAKAKIETGRHFGNNVYLFTPLYIANYCENYCVYCGFNCYNHIKRMQLNMEQIEHEMKVIADSGMEEVLLLTGESRAKSSVEYIGEACKLARKYFKLVGVEVYPVNVDEYKYLHECGVDYVTVFQETYDRKRYEQLHLLGHKRVFPYRFDSQERALMGGMRGCGFSALLGLSDFRRDALASALHVYYLQKKYPHAEMSLSCPRLRPIVNNEKISPLDVHEKELCQVLCAYRIFLPFVGITVSSRESKEFRNGIVKIAATKISAGVSTGIGDHESKYSGHDDGEGGDEQFEINDGRSIDKMYADMSSEGMQPVLNDYLYV
- the thiE gene encoding thiamine phosphate synthase, which gives rise to MKNLDTTLYFITDSTSVPAERFLPTVEAACKGGATLIQLREKNRSTREYMELAAATHEVTKRYNIPLIIDDRVDVALAIGAEGVHVGQTDMPVKIARQLMGADKIIGATTKTVPQALEAYEQGADYLGVGAIYPTTTKVVTILTSVDTLKAIVNAVPIKVNAIGGLNKDNIDVLKGSGISGICAVSAIMKSADPEKATRELKQAFFKLVNSH
- a CDS encoding type II secretion system protein; amino-acid sequence: MKPMNSKRGITLMELMVVIAIMGILSTVAVPKLFGFEEKAREKIDLLKLYDLRNALNLALIEDNAAMEVYDPVTGKDIPPVTREEMSKRLNDGLSSKFGAALFVIELHQKTSMNVQGSHPKLANNNLNICQMVGDAGTFYNALRDANFDGVAEIIADRIPNKTSYVDHGGDTYTSKPFTNSNGQTFYRTAPIRKLFQSKALNVGKIDDNTRYSLNLRWTNPGDPYSVEVYMLPNGKDWESAFLSKNGTCFSTYGRKGCRNSKIE